atatattgttaatattgaAAGTAATGGATAATCAAAACTGCATTGTAAAAAGAGTACTTGTTATTTGCCATTTTTATGCTCAATGACCTAATGATATATAGGATTAAGTTTTATAGACTTACTGTCTTTCTATGTTTGCTAttgatatcatatataaatgcatagtTTATGTGCATGTTACTACCTTCtaatctatagatatatatatacatatatatattacaaaattgtaCTGATTATAGTACAGTATTATGTgagaatgaattttattgatatttagttatagatattattaaaaataagaggTCATTATTTCGCGTTAGggttaatattaattcataattcatttgcatgttaattaatacataatcAATTTTGTGTGCATGTAAAGCAAGATGCCAAAAGTTCATGTACTTGTACACTAAATTATGGATCTGACAGTATATccgaataatttaatatagtcttccttataaaaaaattccaattaaaaatgtattaaacgAATGAGACCTATACCGTAGTAGATATGGATTATATCTTCGTATATATAAGAACATATTagtaaaatatgtatgtatttttttaataagtacttatataattttaatcgtctaaattatatagtaagattttattgattaattatgatttacATATTATAGCACTTAATTTATGTCTTATTTATATCTTGAATACTTTCATATTTCTaccatttgtttttttatctccaAACTATTACTATAatgtttttaaagaatttttccaATTAGTTTGGCAAGTAACGCgtactatttctcttttttttttttcgtgtcaATGTTTATGCTTCATGTATGATATATTCTATGAAAATCGTATTaagatattacaatatatatttgctaCATTCctttaaattacatttaaaaaagaaatatttcgctattcgtaatatacataaactaaatttataaaaaacacattaaaaaatattagaaaaaatttttttaaatttaattatatctaaagGTACGCATCATATAAAGGTacctgatattttattaatatgctCTCGAGTtacgttatattatacttttattttatgtttattacaaaatatttaagatgCGATTAGTGATAGTTACCCTTCGATTCTAtcgaaatatcattatttcgaaatttacaATAACTCTcctatagaaaagaaataagagtaaaaacaataagaagaataataataaaatgcatactattatatataaataaataaaattcttaagtTCAAAGATCTGAAATCTACAGCAGAGTTTACAAtcccaaaaaagaaatatatataaactaaagCAACGACTGTGGTTTATTGtctcttttacgttttacaCGAAATAAGAAAGTCTTCTGTGACAATCTAtacatatttgttattttttttataaatcaaaaacaaagaaacgaagaatgtataagaaaattattttaagtgGCAATCTGATActttatatcataatttatacattataaattccAATAGCCTAATCAAggaacgatatatgtatatatgcatatatatatttcaaattaaaatcactactcttattatattaaaaaaaaattgtatggcattttataacaatttattataatttttatacgcgATTGATATATTAGTGTACACAATCTTCTTCAATGAATATTGATACTGCCTTTTTGCAAAGATCTGTATTATACATCTTTATGTATACACTGCTGTTAAtgaaaacatataatatttataataataaatattgtggctacatacatacatacatacatatacacacacacacacacacacacacacacacacatatatatatctttatatatggACAAAAATCgaatgttaataataagaaaaaagaattactcaatgtataatattgtatacaaCTTCCATAGTCTGTAAAacaattttgattattaatagcttttttttttttttatatatatatagtacctACTTTATATggtgatatatattaatatccttAATTACTCCAAGTAAAAAGATGAAACTAGATGTAATTATTGATACTACCTATGTATTGATAATATACcagtaaatttaattataattgacaaatactttgaaagaattttttatatcttaactacaacatatattctattaaatagaataaatcatgtttgaaatttaataaattaaaaaaatgtggaTATAATGGCGAACATAGCCccaatagaatagaaaatgtagcttttaaaataattcgcaAACGTAACAGTAATCCacaattattaacatataaacaaaaataggAATGTAATATTCCAGCAGATCAGTGAAGACAGAAAACTGCTATTACCAATATGTCAGTAAAACAGGAATGAATTTCACCCGAAAGGAAATCGGTAACTATGTTATCGatgattgataaaataattcaatgagaCCGTatttgaacaaaaattttgCCTGTACTCATTATTTgcataaattgttataaagtCTGAAACAATGAACATCTTAAACTTCCAATTCAACACATTTTTCCACGCCtaactaattaaaataaatggcTATCAGgatttaaaactttttaatttttattttatatattttatttattttttgtatttgaaaaagtatatttgtccatgtataaattcatataaacgAAACCTTGTAAGTTTATGTAATTATTGgtaagaaacaagagaaataagaaataatttagaaaatttgtttattcgtcaaataattaacaattgttGGGCTGTAAAACCTTTTGtccttttgttttatcatatgaattttattatatatgtatatgataagTATGTATAGTATTCACAAAACTCTCTTCATAGTCTTATATAatggattaataaaattcataaaaaaaaaaaaaaaaaaaatgttcgcaTAACAAAAACACGTTTTAGATACGCTATGTTACTAAGTTCTCAAAGCGTTTTTATTTAACGACcctcttaataatttttaaaggcACTCAATCTTATCTCAATCGGTCAAACCGAATGATTTAatttcgatgataataattatccttAAATTTCTTTACACAAAGATCTTTATGAAAAAACAATCAACCTATGTTATCACCCATACTTTCATACTATCATActgaaaatgtattttttctcgCATTGTTTACACTTATAACTATTTCCACTACTTTTTATCTACATTTGTTTTAGTCTAAGGTTGGCCCTTTTTTACAAAATCAGTTTTGATTAAGTCATTACGTTTATACTTAGCAGTTTGAATAGTTATCGATATTAGAGAAACTGCATAGTAAAACTTTCACTTTAGAACATGTAATTGACAGATTTACAAAACGTTAAATAttctatgtaattaaaaatgatttacagTAATGAGACTTCAAAATttttcggtaaaaaaaaaaaaagaaatattattatttttgtcgtCCAGGCGCCAGGGATTAACTTAAATTCTTTGTATCACAGTGCACATTTTGCACTATTCGTCAAAAAACTAAACGGGTAAAATTATGATTAGAAAAACGAAGTATAATTGGCACACTTTCAATAATCAGTACTTGTATGAAATGtgtatcataaaattatatctacaaAGATCATGGTATGGCTTAAAGTACATAGCGCAGTCAAATGGATTTACTATAGTAAATACCTACACGTGTATGTGAGTGTGCATGCGTACGTGTATGTgattgtgtgcgtgtgtgtaaataGTACAAAAGAATCAATCTATAGAAAGCACATAGCTATTTCgttaagtaaagaaaaatatttcttggcTAGTATATTATAAGACATATTCTTTGTAAAAATACaattctctcttcatttttctctgaattaaatgatatataaagctatctttataaaatagctatttaaaatttaatattctgaagaatattatagaaaaggTATAATGAACTACTAAGGCACATGTAATGTATCAAACAGCACTCATGAAAGGCACTTAAATACGTGATAAAGTCTATCGATTGAAAGGCAGTAATATGCGCgatatcgtaaaatttatcatattataaatactttccGATGCAAATTAATTCATTGAATCATTTGCAAATACCTATTCTCTTCGAGTAAAGAGCTTAAGGATGACGTCATATCGTTAACAACCATATTGGCGCTAGCTGGTAATGGTTGTGGCAAAGATATAGGGTGAGTAGAACTTGATACATTAGTATCGTGCATATTGCCAGACCAATTTCTGCATTGTTGCACATATTCTAATGTTCTCCTGTAAGAATCTTGTCTCATACCTTGTGGTGGTTTAACTGGGGAACCTTGTTGCGATTGGCTTATATCTTTGCACTGAATTTCTAACAAATTCGTGCCGGCCTGTTCCTGATAACATTGTTCTCCATAGCCCCATTgacaattacaattatattgaTGAGTACTCGGTGGATTAGTTCGCGTCTGACAACCATGACCACAAATTTGTTGTTGCATCCTACCATTACTTTGTAACGCGTTACACAATTGCGGGGATGTTCTCTTAGGTATTGACGTATCGTTTGTAATATTTTGATGATGAGCACCGTTCGGATGAATACAGGTTTGCATTTGAATGCAGGAGTTAGCTGTTTGTGCTTGTTGCTGACATTCCTGTAATCCACTCATGTTATTAATGACCTTGGTTTGATTCGTAACATTCATTTGCGAGCAATGTGGTGACATCAGTGTACACTGATTAGTATTCCCAGTTTGTTGATCTTGATGCAAACTCGTCATTTGACCATTCGGTGTTACCACCGGCCTTGAACATTGATTTGTTGTTTGATTACATTGTGAATTAGGATGATTTATCGTAGATTGACCAGATAGAATGGGTTGTTGGGTGCAGTGTGGAATCGATTGCTGACAATTAACATTCGAACGCATTTGCGTACAAGGTTGTTGGCCCATCGACGTATGGTTGGTCGATACACACGTTTGACTGGAATGATGATTCGTTTGATTGCCCGCGTTGCGATTGCAATTGGAATTCAACTGTACTTGACAGCCATGATTAGGATAATAGTTATGATACATGTGATTTTGAGAACAGTTTCTCGTAAGTTGAGCAGAATTTTGTAACATATTTTGAGAAGTATGTTGGGGTGCCAAGGCGCCAGCTGCTGGAGAAGTCAATGGTTGATCACTGATATGACTAGGAGCATAGTGAGACCCTGGTGACATTACTTGACCACTCGCAGGACTTGCCATTTGTGCTGGAACAGGTTGAGACGCATAGTTGGGAGGTGGTGGACAGTATTGAGAAGAGGGATGGGTAGACCGGGAACTTGGACATTGAGTATACGGAACGGGAGAAGTATTTTGATAATTGAGACAAGGTTGCTGCGAAGATTGCTGAGCTGAATAACAATTCTGTTGATGCGTTTGATTGTAATTACACGGAGGTTGCATCTGTCGTTGATAATGCAAAGGATTTGTACATATCGGTGATTGACAAATAGGCAGAGGACTGCTTCTATAATTGCTTTGATTACCACCTGCTTGTACCtgtaaattatacataattcCTCAAGTAAAATCAATTGTTTTACATAGACacataaaggaaaataaaaggggTATTGAAAAACTAACTTGATTCAGATATTGCATCATTTCGTCTGGAATGACAAGTTTATTTTCCACCATTTCACCTTCCCCAACTTCATCTAAAATAACTTCTTGATTTGGATGAAGTTCTGGCAATTGTGCTGACCTTGGTCTCGGAGGCATAGGCGGAGACGTTCTATGTGCCTGATGACCTCTTGCAGGTTCAGACATTCGTCGATCGCCGGAAGGTTGTGTACAATGTTCACTGGGATTGTTCCAATCGTTTGGTTTACCTTGGATACCCTGTATTAAtaacatcttttttatataaaatgtttcctCGAGATATGAACGATTAATATTGATTCAAATAATACCTGCAATGACATATTCCGTGTTTGTACAACCAGATTACTGGTAGAATATGGTCCTTGTATATGACTCGGAGGATTAATTCTACCAGACGTGGTGCTCATTTGACTACTTCTTCTAGAAGTACCAGGACTAATAGGATCGTAGAAACTTCCTGGTCCAGTAGCTCCAGTTCTTACAGCACTAATGCCACTAGCCTGactacttcttctactaccAAAATCAGTTGATCTCATACTGCCATAATACGTACTAACAGTACTGTTGCTGTCTCTCCTTGGCTCGCTCAAAGGTTGCAATCTAAGCTGCAAATCCGATAAGCTGGTTTGACGTGCTGGAACACCACCTTCCATTTTTAAATCTGTGATCCTTCTGTTCAAATCACCGATATTACTTTGAGTGCCCATGCCACGAACGCCTCTCATACCGGACACGCTAACCGGAAGCGTCGGTACACCCTTAGCATTCAATCTTCCCTTCATACGATTCCTCGAAGTAGCTGTTGCTacctgttgctgttgctgagATTCTATTCCACCAACCTACGAGCAATCGATAATCCTACATCAAGATTCGACCATTCGAAtgatagattaaaaatattaagatcgCTTAATAATATACATCTTTACTGTTCATAATTAAGtcagagaaaaaattatgtacgactttatttctaatatatcatTTCGTTTACCATAGCACGAAGAGCTATTGGAAGATCAGCTATGTCTAAATCATCAGGTTCTTCGGTCCATGGTTCTTCAGACAGATTAGCTCCGTCGTTAGTAAGAGTACCAACACCGGTCACTTCGTCGTTGCAACCCCCAATAAGAGGACTTCCTTGTTGTTGCATCATACCAGGTGGACTATTGGCCTCGCTCTCAGATTTTACGCTAGGACTCGATAAACTCGGTGTCTTGGGATGCAAGTCTTCGCTTCTGCTAGGACTATGTCCTCCTGCACCTGCTTCGTCGCTTCCACCACCATCTCCGCCACCAcctttatgttttttattggCATAAAATTCCGCACCGTGGACTGTCTTCACGTGTTTCCTCAAAGACGAAGGATCCGTGTACCTTTTTGTGCAGCCAGGTGCTTTACAAACATACGGTTTCtacaagaaaatttattatcacgaTGATCTCGAAGGAAGGATgtagattgaaaaaaagaaaaaacaatttattaaaaaataattcaccTCGTTCGAGTGTGTCCTATTCTGATGTTTCGCTCGGTCGCTAGCATTGCTAAATGCTTTGCTACAACCTGGATATTCGCAGGTATATGGTTTCTCACCCGTGTGAGATCTCAAATGAGTCTTTAAGTTTTCCAGTCTTGAGTATGCCTTGAAACAACCCTCGAActgtagaaataaatttacaagatTAATGAATGATCCATCTAcaagaaattttgttatatttatattacaaacgtTTTAATAGAGAttctctttcaaaataaaatataagaatataagaaCGATCATATTATACATCTACGTACCGTACATTTATGAGGTTTTTCACCAGTGTGCCTTCTCATATGTACTACCAACATATATTGTGCCTTAAAAGGCTTTTCCTCTCTTGAACATTCTTCCCAACCACAAACAAAGCTCTTTTTATTAGCATGTATGTGATCATTGTTGATATGCTTCACAAGATCATCCTGTTgaacgtgaaagaaaaaaatgatatgatcaatgaaaaataaataaataaataaataaatttttatagcattatgaaatttaagaaaaaaggaaatgaatttAACCTGAGTTGGGAATTCAAGACCGCAATCTCTCCAATGACAATTCGTTTCGATAAAGTCACCGGGTTCATCTCGAAGATCCTCGCTAGGACTTAGTCCTTGAGGATGAGTTGGTGGAGCAGTGGTCGTTGTATTGGTGGTCGTTGTTGCTGGTTCTCTTTTTACCTTGGTAGACGTTCTTCTCGAAGATGTGTCTGCTTCCGCCGTGACCGATCTTGAAGATGTCTCTGATGCTTTTCTACAGGATTCTgcattctataaaaaaattagaatatccTGTCAAATCAAGCCTAAACATTACAAAAACGtacatatttaaatcatttacCGTAGATGAATTATCTCATAGAATAATGTATCATATttgataatagtaaataattgacgttaatcgtttttttaaattactaattaattatttatacgtatatcattATCTATGATCTCACATATATCATTAGAATAAACaaagattttattacttatctAAAATCTACTAAGActttaatacaaatttgttttatttttattttcatttatatatatatatatattatttcattaaatatatatatatatattaatgtattaaatataatactgtATATAgttgtacgtatatgtataataataaatttatacctCACTCTTTGGCGGCAATCCTCCATGAGGAGCAAGGGTCGTCGATGCCGTAGAATGAGGTGGAACACAAGGATAAAGTTGCGAGTGAGGTGACAGACCGTGCGCATGAGGGTGAGAATGAGGGTGTGGAGGCAATGGCGGTGGTGCAGGCGGTTGCAAAGGATGCGCGTGAGGCAAAAGAGCCGCCGCGGCGGCGCTTCTCAAAAGGTGTGCCTGAAGCTGCTGCAAATGAGGCGCCATGCCAGGGTGCATACCTAAAGCTGGGCTCATAGCTATAACAATACACCCATTGGAATTCATTGAAATTCGTTATACAGACaacctgttttcttttcttttcttttcttttcttttcttttttttttttacaaaatagtTACGATAAAAATCAGTTGATCGATcactaaaaattatttataaaatatacttcaagggtataattaattcatatatttatatttgtaattaacttaataatttatatatatatattattttttctatttatctttatatattatcatttatatgtaatatcttatagaaataaaaagatttatatattatcatgtataatacgtatttgataaattttgttaGTCGTATAAATAAGTTATTTTGATCGtagaaatatcaaattaatgtgttattaaatataaattatttttaataaatagaatgaaaataaagaataatcgatcactaaaaatgattaaaataaggATTACTACgaggatataatatatataaattgacgATAGAAGAAGATTATCATCGAAATCGGACTACGACCATTCTCTCGACAGTCTCATCACGACAAAGCTAACTTCCGGCACGTAGGCTTAGCTTGCATTTTAATTGTCGGTCTCCGGTCTCTTGTAACGTTCGAAGATCACGCTAAGCGTGCGGATACAGAATGATTTTGTTTGTTGCTTCTGTCTCAGTTGAATAGACGATGAACCGTGTTTCGATAATGATCGTGTGAAAATGATCGAGGGTTGTTCACAATTTATACTCAaagacgatctttttttttcttttttttttttggaataaaaatataaacaaaaaataataggaacataattaaaaaatttttattatcatggTGATAGTATCTATTTAAAGAATTCGTCCAATTATTCAagtattttatgtatgtaatgcAAGACATAGTCGTTGCATGCTTAACTAATTCCGTAACAAAGTTCTGCAATTAATATGTTTATCTTGCCTGTATATAAAACGTGACAGGGATTAGAAATGTATTAGAGATTTCCATTATAGACCAacgtgatattattttaattccgAATGCGTGGACGCTTTTGTAAcgatattaatacaaatgggattataataaaaaataaatgagacatatttataaatcttgcctacaatttaatatgaaattttaattgaatttgtcttttatatttttccttctgtttttcccttttcaaAAAGATTCCTATCGTTGTAATCCTTtaattttcctatttctttttcacttctttttcttttcagaagGCCAACAACTCAAGCGTGCTTCGAAGGTAAATTTAAAAGTGAACGTTCTACCGTAAGTGCCACGCAAGAGGGAACGATCGACGTGCTACGCTTCttgaattttaattcgttaataaCTTCATTTAATCGCAAATTACTGATGGTCCTTAACTCGCGAGCAAGGTGGGCCCCGATTTGGGGTAAGCACTTGACTCTCGCCCATGTATAGGTACTACCTACTATATATACCGGTCGTAATCCACTTGTATAATGACTTCATGCGCGCCAGAACCTCAATTTACTGCTACTGAATCTCGATCATGCAAAAGGTATATCTTTGAACATCGAAAGCCTGGATGATTACGATGACAAGCAAGGTTCAGTTTTCTCGACTAAATTTCTTATACTTGTCTTTGATGATTTATGTTCTTCGTACATCTATACTTTCATGacgtgttccttttttcttgtttatttgtttattcgtttattcattttgtttttcttctttttaagataattaacGTCATCATGTGGGACATGGTaagaggaaaatatatataagatcatAGAGTAATATCTTACCAGCCGATAAGTGACCATAACTGCCACTTGCACTACTACTTCTTGAACCATTAACGATGGACGCTAAACTATTTGGACTGAATCTAATCATGCTGTCGATGTCGAAGCGATCGGAGTATGGTGAACTGCTTAGTGCCCGTTTACGGCTAGCTCTAATCGCCGATGCTCTTGGACTTCCTAATCTCGACGACGCTGAAactgtattaaaaatattttcattaattaacgataattagacttattttgtacatttatatctctaatttctttccacatttttttcttctatttttctctttttcaatattaaaattacgattgtatgtttttattaaGCACGATGTTTACATGTAACAAGGAGAATACTAAATATTAAGTACATTGTACATATATCAAGAGaatactaattattttaacgatagaggaagaaaaagaaagagagagagagagagagagagagagagagagagagaaaaaaagaaagaatcattAAGAAACAACGATTTCTAAGATATTTCTAAACTCATCTTCTCATCCCGTATTAtccataaatattaattgtcttaaatataagaaataattagttGATCCTTAATCATCCACATGTATAATTACGATGTTTATACATTCCTAAATGCCGATAACAAGAAACAAACTTGGAAAAAGATAATGTAGTACCCGAAGGTAAGAGTAAatggtaaagaagaagagggccGATCTTGCGGGTTGAACGATTTAGCAGCGATTTGCTTTCGACCGCAGCCCAAACGACAAACCACTTTCTTAAGGCCGCGGTGGCGGCTTTCTTGTACGTACACTATCGTTGGTTATACGTTTGCTTCCAtacatccctctctttctctctttctctctctcctcttctttttgatTCCATCTACTtcgctctttccttttccctctctctctctctctttctcttacacgcGTATTCCGCAAGATAAAACCACTCCttttatctccctctctctctctctctctctctcttgttgcTCTTCTCGACCACGAGCAACCCTATATAGAGAGAACGGAATCACGAAGAAGaacctcttctttctttctcctggCTTTCCACTCGGTTGATCGCTCGTTCACGCACAACAGGTATAGAGTTACTCGTGGCTTGGTAGTTCTGCTTCTTTTCTTGCCTCCCTCATCTTCTCCTGtgcaatctttctctctttccttttctctctctctctttctctctctctctgtctttctctatctatatctctctctctctctctctctgttttactTACTCCTTCTATCTCAACTCTTCCATTCTATCCCATTCCGCAGACGCAACCCACCATGCGCCAGAATGGTCTTTTATCCTTTCGTGGGTTATTAATTCGACCGGTGATCCAATTTACGGCGAGTACCAACGAATGGAAGAGACGGAAAGGTAACGTATTCGGCGGTACGTCTCCTCTCTACCTCTTCAACATCATGTTAAGGCGAATGGC
The window above is part of the Vespula pensylvanica isolate Volc-1 chromosome 16, ASM1446617v1, whole genome shotgun sequence genome. Proteins encoded here:
- the LOC122634866 gene encoding zinc finger protein GLI1 isoform X2; its protein translation is MTRRLLPSCYLKVAVAAAAATIAAAASSATASSAAAATAAAAAAEAAAADDKMPEKEVAYHQEAFSLLPPPPPPHHPHSAFHAAFHPHPHPPPLPPFLPHHGPPPPAPHPAAAAAAAWEHHAAAAAAAAAAAAFHAPPPHPLSGSTTAISSSGNGGSGNGSGGGGAGAGAGGGGGGGGGSGGGGGGGGGSGGGSGGGNGGAGGGGGGGGGGGDGGGGGATSGGGNVGGGGTAGNGISSGDFLRRSHPLSEHTALHPTYRLNYMDHLYHQLQASTHSPSASLHGLGGLGPEYILHATGPSSTLASSEFPFSIDVSASSRLGSPRASAIRASRKRALSSSPYSDRFDIDSMIRFSPNSLASIVNGSRSSSASGSYGHLSAAMSPALGMHPGMAPHLQQLQAHLLRSAAAAALLPHAHPLQPPAPPPLPPHPHSHPHAHGLSPHSQLYPCVPPHSTASTTLAPHGGLPPKSENAESCRKASETSSRSVTAEADTSSRRTSTKVKREPATTTTNTTTTAPPTHPQGLSPSEDLRDEPGDFIETNCHWRDCGLEFPTQDDLVKHINNDHIHANKKSFVCGWEECSREEKPFKAQYMLVVHMRRHTGEKPHKCTFEGCFKAYSRLENLKTHLRSHTGEKPYTCEYPGCSKAFSNASDRAKHQNRTHSNEKPYVCKAPGCTKRYTDPSSLRKHVKTVHGAEFYANKKHKGGGGDGGGSDEAGAGGHSPSRSEDLHPKTPSLSSPSVKSESEANSPPGMMQQQGSPLIGGCNDEVTGVGTLTNDGANLSEEPWTEEPDDLDIADLPIALRAMVGGIESQQQQQVATATSRNRMKGRLNAKGVPTLPVSVSGMRGVRGMGTQSNIGDLNRRITDLKMEGGVPARQTSLSDLQLRLQPLSEPRRDSNSTVSTYYGSMRSTDFGSRRSSQASGISAVRTGATGPGSFYDPISPGTSRRSSQMSTTSGRINPPSHIQGPYSTSNLVVQTRNMSLQGIQGKPNDWNNPSEHCTQPSGDRRMSEPARGHQAHRTSPPMPPRPRSAQLPELHPNQEVILDEVGEGEMVENKLVIPDEMMQYLNQVQAGGNQSNYRSSPLPICQSPICTNPLHYQRQMQPPCNYNQTHQQNCYSAQQSSQQPCLNYQNTSPVPYTQCPSSRSTHPSSQYCPPPPNYASQPVPAQMASPASGQVMSPGSHYAPSHISDQPLTSPAAGALAPQHTSQNMLQNSAQLTRNCSQNHMYHNYYPNHGCQVQLNSNCNRNAGNQTNHHSSQTCVSTNHTSMGQQPCTQMRSNVNCQQSIPHCTQQPILSGQSTINHPNSQCNQTTNQCSRPVVTPNGQMTSLHQDQQTGNTNQCTLMSPHCSQMNVTNQTKVINNMSGLQECQQQAQTANSCIQMQTCIHPNGAHHQNITNDTSIPKRTSPQLCNALQSNGRMQQQICGHGCQTRTNPPSTHQYNCNCQWGYGEQCYQEQAGTNLLEIQCKDISQSQQGSPVKPPQGMRQDSYRRTLEYVQQCRNWSGNMHDTNVSSSTHPISLPQPLPASANMVVNDMTSSLSSLLEENRYLQMIQ
- the LOC122634866 gene encoding zinc finger protein GLI1 isoform X1, which codes for MTRRLLPSCYLKAVAVAAAAATIAAAASSATASSAAAATAAAAAAEAAAADDKMPEKEVAYHQEAFSLLPPPPPPHHPHSAFHAAFHPHPHPPPLPPFLPHHGPPPPAPHPAAAAAAAWEHHAAAAAAAAAAAAFHAPPPHPLSGSTTAISSSGNGGSGNGSGGGGAGAGAGGGGGGGGGSGGGGGGGGGSGGGSGGGNGGAGGGGGGGGGGGDGGGGGATSGGGNVGGGGTAGNGISSGDFLRRSHPLSEHTALHPTYRLNYMDHLYHQLQASTHSPSASLHGLGGLGPEYILHATGPSSTLASSEFPFSIDVSASSRLGSPRASAIRASRKRALSSSPYSDRFDIDSMIRFSPNSLASIVNGSRSSSASGSYGHLSAAMSPALGMHPGMAPHLQQLQAHLLRSAAAAALLPHAHPLQPPAPPPLPPHPHSHPHAHGLSPHSQLYPCVPPHSTASTTLAPHGGLPPKSENAESCRKASETSSRSVTAEADTSSRRTSTKVKREPATTTTNTTTTAPPTHPQGLSPSEDLRDEPGDFIETNCHWRDCGLEFPTQDDLVKHINNDHIHANKKSFVCGWEECSREEKPFKAQYMLVVHMRRHTGEKPHKCTFEGCFKAYSRLENLKTHLRSHTGEKPYTCEYPGCSKAFSNASDRAKHQNRTHSNEKPYVCKAPGCTKRYTDPSSLRKHVKTVHGAEFYANKKHKGGGGDGGGSDEAGAGGHSPSRSEDLHPKTPSLSSPSVKSESEANSPPGMMQQQGSPLIGGCNDEVTGVGTLTNDGANLSEEPWTEEPDDLDIADLPIALRAMVGGIESQQQQQVATATSRNRMKGRLNAKGVPTLPVSVSGMRGVRGMGTQSNIGDLNRRITDLKMEGGVPARQTSLSDLQLRLQPLSEPRRDSNSTVSTYYGSMRSTDFGSRRSSQASGISAVRTGATGPGSFYDPISPGTSRRSSQMSTTSGRINPPSHIQGPYSTSNLVVQTRNMSLQGIQGKPNDWNNPSEHCTQPSGDRRMSEPARGHQAHRTSPPMPPRPRSAQLPELHPNQEVILDEVGEGEMVENKLVIPDEMMQYLNQVQAGGNQSNYRSSPLPICQSPICTNPLHYQRQMQPPCNYNQTHQQNCYSAQQSSQQPCLNYQNTSPVPYTQCPSSRSTHPSSQYCPPPPNYASQPVPAQMASPASGQVMSPGSHYAPSHISDQPLTSPAAGALAPQHTSQNMLQNSAQLTRNCSQNHMYHNYYPNHGCQVQLNSNCNRNAGNQTNHHSSQTCVSTNHTSMGQQPCTQMRSNVNCQQSIPHCTQQPILSGQSTINHPNSQCNQTTNQCSRPVVTPNGQMTSLHQDQQTGNTNQCTLMSPHCSQMNVTNQTKVINNMSGLQECQQQAQTANSCIQMQTCIHPNGAHHQNITNDTSIPKRTSPQLCNALQSNGRMQQQICGHGCQTRTNPPSTHQYNCNCQWGYGEQCYQEQAGTNLLEIQCKDISQSQQGSPVKPPQGMRQDSYRRTLEYVQQCRNWSGNMHDTNVSSSTHPISLPQPLPASANMVVNDMTSSLSSLLEENRYLQMIQ